The following coding sequences lie in one Oncorhynchus kisutch isolate 150728-3 linkage group LG27, Okis_V2, whole genome shotgun sequence genomic window:
- the xcr1b.2 gene encoding chemokine XC receptor 1 isoform X1 has translation MCSGSLSFYSINHVAAMDLTESWKTMVNETSSVNDSNYTDEDYGDKQLILLCDEVGGLEEVTAGCFLVIFLLSVTGNGLLLVALCRYEDLRRVTNLFILNLLTSDLLFTLTLPFWAVYQLSHWMFGDLACKLLTGAYFTGLYSSMMLLTSMTVYRCVIVVASRWTVVPRRRLRYALAACTASWVVSLAASLSDVISSQVQEVENGTRIFICEVSPGTTDEELGYYLQVSLLFVLPLIIIILCYSAILRTVLVTATRRQHRTVLVVFCIVVAFIVCWAPYNLFIFVMSVYTPVDCGVKERLHVVYVVCRIVAYAHCFLNPALYMLSHSFRRHLWSLLCCLMGEEIVGQGGGGERSVGHSSSHVTPRPTGPAVVLQNPRENNYTATWMELRTEQE, from the exons ATG tgtagtggctCTCTGTCATTCTATAGTATAAATCACGTTGCAGCGATGGACCTGACTGAGTCCTGGAAGACCATGGTGAATGAGACCAGCTCTGTGAATGACAGCAACTACACTGATGAAGACTATGGTGATAAACAGTTAATCCTGCTGTGCGATGAGGTCGGAGGGTTAGAGGAGGTCACGGCTGGTTGCTTCCTGGTCATCTTCCTCCTCAGTGTCACAG GTAACGGATTGTTGCTGGTTGCCTTGTGTCGTTATGAGGACCTAAGGAGGGTCACCAACCTGTTCATCCTAAACctgttgacctctgacctcctaTTTACCCTGACCCTGCCCTTCTGGGCCGTCTACCAACTCTCCCACTGGATGTTCGGTGACCTG GCCTGTAAGCTGTTGACGGGGGCATACTTCACCGGTCTCTACAGCAGTATGATGCTGCTCACCTCCATGACGGTGTACCGCTGTGTAATAGTCGTCGCGTCCCGCTGGACAGTCGTTCCCCGGAGACGACTGAGGTACGCATTGGCCGCCTGCACGGCATCATGGGTAGTCAGCCTGGCCGCCTCCCTCAGTGATGTCATATCCTCCCAGGTACAGGAAGTGGAAAACGGGACAAGAATATTCATCTGTGAGGTCTCACCTGGAACTACGGATGAGGAG CTGGGCTACTACCTGCAGGTGTCCCTGCTCTTCGTCCTCCCTCTAATCATCATCATCCTCTGCTACAGTGCCATTCTCAGGACGGTCCTGGTAACTGCGACCAGGAGACAACACCGCACAGTGCTGGTGGTCTTCTGTATCGTGGTAGCTTTCATCGTCTGCTGGGCACCGTACAACCTATTCATATTCGTCATGTCTGTCTACACACCTGTAGACTGTGGGGTCAAGGAGCGGCTGCATGTTGTGTACGTTGTGTGTCGTATTGTGGCCTACGCCCACTGCTTCCTGAACCCTGCTCTCTACATGCTGTCTCACTCCTTCAGACGACATCTCTGGTCGCTGTTGTGCTGTCTGATGGGGGAGGAGATTGTAGggcaggggggaggaggggagaggagtgtggGACACAGTTCATCCCACGTCACCCCTAGACCAACCGGACCTGCTGTGGTGCTTCAGAACCCCAGAGAGAATAACTATACAGCTACATGGATGGAGCTAAGAACGGAGCAGGAATGA
- the xcr1b.2 gene encoding chemokine XC receptor 1 isoform X2, with protein MDLTESWKTMVNETSSVNDSNYTDEDYGDKQLILLCDEVGGLEEVTAGCFLVIFLLSVTGNGLLLVALCRYEDLRRVTNLFILNLLTSDLLFTLTLPFWAVYQLSHWMFGDLACKLLTGAYFTGLYSSMMLLTSMTVYRCVIVVASRWTVVPRRRLRYALAACTASWVVSLAASLSDVISSQVQEVENGTRIFICEVSPGTTDEELGYYLQVSLLFVLPLIIIILCYSAILRTVLVTATRRQHRTVLVVFCIVVAFIVCWAPYNLFIFVMSVYTPVDCGVKERLHVVYVVCRIVAYAHCFLNPALYMLSHSFRRHLWSLLCCLMGEEIVGQGGGGERSVGHSSSHVTPRPTGPAVVLQNPRENNYTATWMELRTEQE; from the exons ATGGACCTGACTGAGTCCTGGAAGACCATGGTGAATGAGACCAGCTCTGTGAATGACAGCAACTACACTGATGAAGACTATGGTGATAAACAGTTAATCCTGCTGTGCGATGAGGTCGGAGGGTTAGAGGAGGTCACGGCTGGTTGCTTCCTGGTCATCTTCCTCCTCAGTGTCACAG GTAACGGATTGTTGCTGGTTGCCTTGTGTCGTTATGAGGACCTAAGGAGGGTCACCAACCTGTTCATCCTAAACctgttgacctctgacctcctaTTTACCCTGACCCTGCCCTTCTGGGCCGTCTACCAACTCTCCCACTGGATGTTCGGTGACCTG GCCTGTAAGCTGTTGACGGGGGCATACTTCACCGGTCTCTACAGCAGTATGATGCTGCTCACCTCCATGACGGTGTACCGCTGTGTAATAGTCGTCGCGTCCCGCTGGACAGTCGTTCCCCGGAGACGACTGAGGTACGCATTGGCCGCCTGCACGGCATCATGGGTAGTCAGCCTGGCCGCCTCCCTCAGTGATGTCATATCCTCCCAGGTACAGGAAGTGGAAAACGGGACAAGAATATTCATCTGTGAGGTCTCACCTGGAACTACGGATGAGGAG CTGGGCTACTACCTGCAGGTGTCCCTGCTCTTCGTCCTCCCTCTAATCATCATCATCCTCTGCTACAGTGCCATTCTCAGGACGGTCCTGGTAACTGCGACCAGGAGACAACACCGCACAGTGCTGGTGGTCTTCTGTATCGTGGTAGCTTTCATCGTCTGCTGGGCACCGTACAACCTATTCATATTCGTCATGTCTGTCTACACACCTGTAGACTGTGGGGTCAAGGAGCGGCTGCATGTTGTGTACGTTGTGTGTCGTATTGTGGCCTACGCCCACTGCTTCCTGAACCCTGCTCTCTACATGCTGTCTCACTCCTTCAGACGACATCTCTGGTCGCTGTTGTGCTGTCTGATGGGGGAGGAGATTGTAGggcaggggggaggaggggagaggagtgtggGACACAGTTCATCCCACGTCACCCCTAGACCAACCGGACCTGCTGTGGTGCTTCAGAACCCCAGAGAGAATAACTATACAGCTACATGGATGGAGCTAAGAACGGAGCAGGAATGA